From Phreatobacter oligotrophus, a single genomic window includes:
- the trxA gene encoding thioredoxin yields the protein MGAVAATTDANFDTDVIKADKPVVVDFWAPWCGPCRMIAPALDAISAEMGDKVKIVKVNVDENPKIASNYGIMSIPTLMIFKDGQLVDRKTGAAPQAALKQWISGHA from the coding sequence ATGGGCGCCGTTGCCGCCACCACCGACGCAAACTTCGACACCGACGTGATCAAGGCCGACAAGCCGGTCGTCGTCGACTTCTGGGCCCCCTGGTGCGGTCCCTGCCGCATGATCGCGCCCGCCCTCGACGCCATCTCCGCCGAGATGGGCGACAAGGTGAAGATCGTGAAGGTCAATGTCGACGAGAACCCGAAGATCGCCTCGAACTACGGCATCATGTCGATCCCGACGCTGATGATCTTCAAGGACGGCCAGCTGGTCGACCGCAAGACCGGCGCCGCCCCGCAGGCCGCGCTGAAGCAGTGGATCTCCGGCCACGCCTGA
- a CDS encoding ComF family protein, producing MSRSGMDGDGEIFEPSTRSLFRQRLGQGAARGLDWLLPPLCLACRHPVGSHHALCPTCWRGVGFITAPVCERLGTPLAFDLGPGALSPQAIASPPAFDRARAAFRFDATGRTLIHALKYGDRLDVARALAAWIARAGHELLADADALVPVPLHWTRLLARRFNQAAELTRHLSDLTGVANEPLLLKRVRRTRHQVGLTRAQRLDNVTGAFRVAEEKKGWIRGKRLVLVDDVLTTGATIEACCRVLRRAGAARIDVLTAARVVEGPFAVHI from the coding sequence ATGTCACGATCCGGCATGGATGGCGACGGCGAGATCTTCGAGCCTTCGACGAGAAGCCTTTTCCGGCAGCGCCTCGGCCAGGGCGCGGCGCGCGGCCTCGACTGGCTGCTGCCGCCGCTGTGCCTGGCCTGCCGCCACCCCGTCGGCAGCCATCACGCGCTCTGCCCGACCTGCTGGCGCGGGGTGGGCTTCATCACCGCGCCGGTCTGCGAGCGCCTCGGCACGCCGCTCGCCTTCGACCTCGGCCCCGGCGCGCTGTCGCCGCAGGCCATCGCCAGCCCGCCCGCCTTCGACCGGGCGCGGGCGGCCTTCCGCTTCGACGCCACGGGCCGGACGCTCATCCACGCGCTGAAATATGGCGACCGGCTGGACGTCGCCCGCGCCCTCGCCGCCTGGATCGCGCGGGCGGGCCACGAGCTCCTGGCGGATGCCGATGCCCTGGTGCCGGTGCCGCTGCACTGGACGCGGCTGCTCGCCCGCCGCTTCAACCAGGCGGCGGAGCTGACGCGGCACCTCTCGGACCTCACCGGCGTCGCCAACGAGCCGCTGCTGCTCAAACGCGTCAGGCGCACCCGCCATCAGGTCGGCCTGACGCGGGCGCAGCGGCTGGACAATGTCACCGGCGCCTTCCGCGTGGCGGAGGAGAAGAAGGGCTGGATCCGCGGCAAGAGGCTGGTGCTGGTGGACGACGTGCTGACCACCGGCGCCACCATCGAGGCCTGCTGCCGCGTGCTGCGGCGGGCAGGCGCGGCGCGGATCGACGTGCTGACCGCGGCAAGGGTTGTGGAGGGGCCTTTCGCGGTCCATATCTGA
- the grxC gene encoding glutaredoxin 3, protein MPEIVVYTKDFCPYCHAAKELLRSKGAAFTEIDIQKHPDRRPEMIAKAGGRTTVPQIFIAGQHVGGCDDIHALDEAGKLDPLLAA, encoded by the coding sequence ATGCCCGAGATCGTCGTCTACACCAAGGACTTCTGCCCCTATTGCCATGCGGCGAAGGAGCTGCTGCGAAGCAAGGGCGCCGCCTTCACCGAGATCGACATCCAGAAGCACCCGGACCGGCGGCCGGAGATGATCGCCAAGGCCGGCGGGCGCACCACCGTTCCGCAGATCTTCATCGCCGGGCAGCATGTCGGCGGCTGCGACGACATCCATGCCCTCGACGAGGCCGGCAAGCTCGACCCGCTGCTCGCGGCATGA
- a CDS encoding carbon-nitrogen hydrolase family protein, with the protein MSGSFTAACVQMRADVQIKPSVDQAIALIREAARAGAQYVQTPEMTNILQPERPKFFEAIRSEDQDTSIPLFQAEAMQLGIWLHIGSLAIKIGERQAANRGYVISPDGEVVAAYDKIHMFDVDLPNGQTYRESAAYVPGDVAVMADLPWARLGVTICYDLRFPNLYRTLAEQGAGIMAIPSSFTVPTGEAHWHVLMRARAIENGAFVIAAAQGGQHACGRATYGHSLIVDPWGRILAEADHDEPAVILAEIDPAKIAETRGRIPSLANGRMFSVADIP; encoded by the coding sequence ATGAGCGGGAGCTTCACGGCGGCCTGCGTGCAGATGCGCGCCGACGTCCAGATCAAGCCGAGCGTCGACCAGGCCATCGCGCTGATCCGCGAGGCGGCCCGCGCGGGCGCGCAGTACGTCCAGACTCCGGAGATGACCAACATCCTCCAGCCGGAGCGGCCGAAGTTCTTCGAGGCCATCCGGTCAGAGGACCAGGATACCTCCATCCCGCTGTTCCAGGCCGAGGCGATGCAGCTCGGCATCTGGCTGCATATCGGCTCGCTCGCCATCAAGATCGGCGAGCGGCAGGCGGCCAACCGCGGCTATGTCATCTCGCCCGACGGCGAGGTGGTGGCGGCCTATGACAAGATCCACATGTTCGACGTGGACCTGCCCAACGGCCAGACCTACCGGGAATCCGCGGCCTACGTGCCTGGCGACGTCGCCGTCATGGCCGACCTGCCCTGGGCCCGGCTCGGCGTCACCATCTGCTACGACCTGCGCTTCCCCAACCTCTACCGGACGCTGGCCGAGCAGGGCGCGGGGATCATGGCGATCCCCTCCTCCTTCACCGTGCCGACCGGCGAGGCGCACTGGCACGTGCTGATGCGGGCGCGGGCCATCGAGAACGGCGCCTTCGTCATCGCGGCGGCACAGGGCGGCCAGCATGCCTGCGGGCGGGCGACCTATGGGCACAGCCTCATCGTCGATCCCTGGGGGCGTATCCTCGCCGAGGCCGACCATGACGAGCCGGCGGTGATCCTCGCCGAGATCGACCCGGCCAAGATCGCCGAAACCCGCGGCCGCATCCCGTCGCTGGCCAATGGCCGCATGTTCAGCGTGGCCGACATCCCATGA
- a CDS encoding DUF1178 family protein, translating to MIKYALTCEKAHAFESWFPSSDSYETQHARGLVACPVCGSTQVEKALMAPQVARKDRRAETAPVTQAPEAAPGPEQVAMVSPAEKELRARIRALREELMKTADPVGDRFAEEARKIHYGETEFRSIYGQATPEEAKELAEEGVAFHALPVLPDDRN from the coding sequence ATGATCAAATACGCGCTCACCTGCGAGAAGGCCCATGCCTTCGAGAGCTGGTTCCCCTCCTCCGACAGCTACGAGACGCAGCATGCCCGCGGCCTCGTCGCCTGCCCGGTCTGCGGCTCCACGCAGGTCGAGAAGGCGCTGATGGCGCCGCAGGTCGCGCGCAAGGACCGCCGCGCCGAGACCGCCCCCGTGACGCAGGCTCCCGAGGCCGCGCCCGGCCCCGAGCAGGTGGCCATGGTGTCGCCCGCCGAGAAGGAGCTGCGCGCCCGAATCCGCGCCCTGCGCGAGGAGTTGATGAAGACCGCCGACCCGGTCGGCGACCGCTTCGCCGAGGAAGCGCGCAAGATCCATTACGGCGAGACGGAGTTCCGCTCCATCTACGGCCAGGCGACCCCGGAAGAGGCGAAGGAACTCGCCGAGGAGGGCGTCGCCTTCCACGCGCTGCCCGTTCTCCCCGACGACCGCAACTGA
- a CDS encoding zinc-dependent alcohol dehydrogenase family protein, giving the protein MKTIVIEGFGDPAATIRLIDQPEPAAPGPGEVTVEMLVLNINPSDLLQIQGLYGTSRPPLPFIPGGEAVGRIAAVGEGVSGLGVGDIVSPMILNCWLERVTLKAALVMKLPADIDLKQAAMLKGNPATAEALLSDQVALQPGDWLMQNAANSAVGTFLVKLAAQRGINTLNVVRRESAVAGVKAAGGTAVLADPLDDPRAFRKKVMEATGGAPVKLAIDAIGGAATGVMAGALGDGGTVVNYGLLSGESCRIDAQHLIFRKISLKGFWLIHWFQEAGRARIAETYGRIARGMADGTLTTPVSAVVPMEEATRAMQLAGDGGRDGKVLMVTAAGRSLGVA; this is encoded by the coding sequence ATGAAGACCATCGTCATCGAGGGGTTCGGCGATCCCGCCGCCACCATCCGCCTCATCGACCAGCCGGAGCCGGCGGCGCCGGGCCCAGGCGAGGTGACGGTGGAAATGCTGGTCCTCAACATCAACCCGTCCGACCTCCTGCAGATCCAGGGGCTCTACGGCACCTCGCGCCCGCCCCTGCCCTTCATCCCCGGCGGCGAGGCGGTCGGCCGCATCGCGGCGGTGGGCGAGGGCGTCAGCGGCCTTGGCGTCGGCGACATCGTCTCGCCGATGATCCTCAATTGCTGGCTGGAGCGCGTGACCCTCAAGGCGGCGCTCGTCATGAAGCTGCCGGCCGACATCGACCTGAAGCAGGCCGCCATGCTGAAGGGCAATCCGGCCACCGCCGAGGCGCTGCTCTCCGACCAGGTGGCGCTCCAGCCGGGCGACTGGCTGATGCAGAATGCCGCCAATTCCGCTGTCGGCACCTTCCTGGTGAAGCTCGCAGCGCAGCGCGGCATCAACACGCTCAATGTCGTGCGCCGCGAGAGCGCGGTGGCGGGGGTGAAGGCGGCGGGCGGCACGGCGGTGCTCGCGGATCCGCTCGACGATCCCCGCGCCTTCCGCAAGAAGGTGATGGAGGCGACCGGCGGCGCGCCGGTGAAGCTCGCCATCGACGCCATCGGCGGCGCGGCTACCGGCGTCATGGCCGGGGCGCTGGGCGATGGCGGCACGGTGGTGAACTACGGCCTGCTATCGGGCGAATCCTGCCGCATCGACGCGCAGCACCTCATCTTCCGCAAGATCAGCCTCAAGGGCTTCTGGCTCATCCACTGGTTCCAGGAGGCGGGCCGCGCCCGCATCGCCGAGACCTATGGGCGGATCGCCCGCGGCATGGCCGACGGCACGCTGACGACGCCGGTCTCGGCCGTGGTGCCGATGGAGGAGGCGACGCGCGCCATGCAACTCGCCGGTGACGGCGGGCGCGACGGCAAGGTGCTGATGGTCACCGCCGCCGGCCGCAGCCTCGGCGTCGCCTGA
- a CDS encoding SDR family NAD(P)-dependent oxidoreductase gives MRSCVVTGVSTGIGEAIATDLVRRGWRVFGTVRRMDDAERLDAALGPSFTPVIADVTDPDSLSRAAATVAGLLDGKPLGGLVCNAGISLPGPLLHQPLDELDRQWKVNVLGQIATVQAFGSLLGAEEGFAGTPGRIVMMSSVSGKLSWPFVGGYSASKHALEAMSHALRRELMPFGVDVVIVGPGPIATPIWEKSAGAVEKTRYQATFYGPLIDRFEAEVLGRAKHALPPQAVADVVHTALTAESPKVRYTITPAPLMNWILPLILPARWLDRIAAKRLGLTRLR, from the coding sequence ATGCGCAGCTGCGTCGTCACCGGCGTCTCGACCGGCATTGGCGAGGCCATCGCCACCGACCTCGTGCGCCGCGGCTGGCGGGTGTTCGGCACGGTGCGGCGCATGGACGATGCCGAGCGGCTCGATGCCGCCCTCGGGCCCTCCTTCACCCCCGTCATCGCCGACGTCACCGATCCCGACAGCCTGTCGCGCGCCGCGGCGACCGTCGCGGGCCTCCTCGACGGCAAGCCGCTCGGCGGCCTCGTCTGCAATGCCGGCATCTCGCTGCCGGGCCCGCTGCTGCACCAGCCGCTGGATGAGCTCGACCGGCAGTGGAAGGTCAATGTCCTCGGCCAGATCGCCACCGTCCAGGCCTTCGGATCGCTGCTCGGCGCCGAGGAGGGCTTTGCCGGCACGCCCGGCCGCATCGTCATGATGTCCTCGGTCTCGGGCAAGCTGTCCTGGCCCTTCGTCGGCGGTTACTCGGCCTCCAAGCACGCGCTGGAGGCGATGAGCCATGCGCTGCGCCGCGAGCTCATGCCCTTCGGCGTCGACGTCGTCATCGTCGGCCCCGGGCCCATCGCCACGCCCATCTGGGAGAAGTCGGCCGGCGCGGTCGAGAAGACCCGCTACCAGGCGACCTTCTACGGCCCGCTCATCGACCGCTTCGAGGCGGAGGTGCTGGGCCGGGCGAAGCATGCCCTGCCGCCCCAGGCGGTGGCCGACGTCGTCCACACCGCGCTGACGGCGGAAAGCCCGAAGGTGCGCTACACCATCACCCCGGCGCCCCTGATGAACTGGATCCTGCCGCTGATCCTGCCGGCCCGCTGGCTCGACAGGATCGCGGCCAAGCGCCTTGGTTTGACGCGCCTGCGCTGA
- the ispG gene encoding flavodoxin-dependent (E)-4-hydroxy-3-methylbut-2-enyl-diphosphate synthase, whose product MIQGFGVKPRHRTVGVTIGEGAGAVMVGGGAPIVVQSMTNTDTADIDGTVRQVAALARAGSELVRITVDRDESAAAVPHIRDRLARMGVSVPLVGDFHYIGHKLLTDHPACAEALAKYRINPGNVGFKDKKDRQFSMIVEKAIEHGKAVRIGANWGSLDQELLTHLMDENARSENPLDARAVMHEAMVQSCLLSAERAVEIGLPQNRIILSAKVSAVQDLISVYRMLASRSTYALHLGLTEAGMGSKGIVASAAALGVVLQDGIGDTIRVSLTPEPNGDRTLEVKVAQEILQTMGIRTFVPLVAACPGCGRTTSTLFQELAQDIQGFIHESMPEWKTRYPGVEVLNVAVMGCIVNGPGESKHADIGISLPGTGENPAAPVFVDGVKVTTLRGPTVAADFKAMVIDYIERRFGVGGQRAAE is encoded by the coding sequence ATGATCCAGGGATTTGGGGTGAAGCCCCGGCACCGGACGGTCGGCGTGACCATCGGCGAGGGCGCCGGCGCGGTGATGGTCGGTGGCGGCGCGCCGATCGTCGTCCAGTCGATGACCAACACCGACACGGCCGATATTGACGGTACGGTGCGGCAGGTGGCGGCGCTCGCCCGCGCCGGCTCGGAACTGGTCCGCATCACCGTCGACCGCGACGAGAGCGCCGCGGCCGTGCCGCATATCCGCGACAGGCTCGCCCGCATGGGGGTGAGCGTGCCCCTCGTCGGCGACTTCCACTATATCGGCCACAAGCTTCTGACCGACCATCCGGCCTGCGCCGAGGCGCTCGCCAAGTACCGCATCAATCCCGGCAATGTCGGCTTCAAGGACAAGAAGGACCGGCAGTTCTCGATGATCGTCGAGAAGGCGATCGAGCATGGCAAGGCCGTGCGCATCGGCGCCAACTGGGGTTCGCTCGACCAGGAACTGCTCACCCACCTGATGGACGAGAATGCCAGGAGCGAGAACCCGCTCGACGCCCGTGCCGTCATGCACGAGGCCATGGTGCAGTCCTGCCTGCTCTCGGCCGAGCGCGCCGTCGAGATCGGCCTGCCGCAGAACCGCATCATCCTCTCCGCCAAGGTCTCGGCGGTGCAGGATCTCATCAGCGTCTACCGGATGCTCGCCTCGCGCTCGACCTATGCGCTGCATCTCGGCCTCACCGAGGCCGGCATGGGCTCGAAGGGCATCGTCGCCTCCGCCGCCGCCCTCGGCGTGGTGCTGCAGGACGGCATCGGCGACACGATCCGCGTCTCGCTCACCCCCGAGCCGAACGGCGACCGGACGCTGGAGGTCAAGGTGGCGCAGGAGATCCTGCAGACCATGGGCATCCGCACCTTCGTGCCGCTGGTCGCCGCCTGCCCGGGCTGCGGGCGCACCACCTCGACGCTGTTCCAGGAGCTCGCCCAGGACATCCAGGGCTTCATCCATGAATCCATGCCGGAGTGGAAGACGCGCTATCCGGGCGTCGAGGTGCTGAACGTCGCGGTCATGGGCTGCATCGTCAACGGCCCCGGCGAGTCCAAGCACGCCGATATCGGCATCTCGCTGCCCGGCACCGGCGAGAACCCGGCCGCCCCGGTCTTCGTCGACGGCGTCAAGGTCACCACCCTGCGCGGCCCGACGGTGGCCGCCGACTTCAAGGCCATGGTCATCGACTATATCGAGCGGCGTTTCGGCGTCGGCGGCCAGCGGGCGGCGGAATAG
- a CDS encoding transcriptional repressor yields the protein MMLRTRHHDHDHACEHGHPPVDVLKVAEARCAERKLKLTPIRREVLSHLAASPAPMGAYDLIEKMHHSSGRRPAPISVYRVLDFLLEAGLAHRIESRNAYVACAHRHDGPDLVVFMICDACGCVSEASGAPVEKDLAAIAGAAGFTAASRVVEMFGRCAHCGPTEKT from the coding sequence ATGATGCTGCGGACGCGCCACCACGACCACGATCACGCCTGCGAGCATGGCCACCCCCCGGTCGACGTGCTGAAGGTGGCCGAGGCCCGCTGCGCCGAGCGCAAGCTGAAGCTCACCCCGATCCGCCGCGAGGTCCTCTCCCACCTTGCCGCCTCGCCGGCCCCGATGGGCGCCTATGACCTCATCGAGAAGATGCACCATTCCTCGGGCCGCCGCCCGGCGCCGATCAGCGTCTACCGCGTCCTCGACTTCCTCCTGGAGGCAGGCCTCGCCCACCGCATCGAGAGCCGCAACGCCTATGTCGCCTGCGCCCATCGCCACGACGGGCCCGACCTCGTGGTGTTCATGATCTGCGATGCCTGCGGCTGTGTGTCCGAGGCCTCCGGCGCGCCGGTGGAGAAGGACCTTGCCGCCATTGCCGGGGCCGCCGGTTTCACCGCGGCGAGCCGTGTCGTCGAGATGTTCGGCCGCTGCGCCCATTGCGGCCCGACCGAGAAGACCTGA
- a CDS encoding 3-hydroxybutyrate dehydrogenase, translating to MMSLAGKSAIVTGSTSGIGLAIATALAKEGVDVMLNGLGDAAEIEATRAKLASQTGRTILFSPANMMKPDEITGMVREAEAKFGKVDIVVSNAGIQHVSPVEDFPTEKWDAIMAINLTASFHLTKAVVPGMKARKHGRIVNIASAHSLVASPFKSAYVAAKHGLLGFTKTIALELATFGITANCISPGYVWTPLVEKQIPDTMKARNMTKEQVMNDVLLAAQPTKQFVQVEEVAALALWLCSDAAKNITGANNVIDGGWTAA from the coding sequence ATCATGAGCCTTGCGGGAAAGAGCGCGATCGTTACGGGGTCCACCAGCGGCATCGGCCTCGCGATTGCCACGGCCCTGGCGAAGGAGGGCGTCGACGTCATGCTGAACGGGCTCGGCGACGCCGCCGAGATCGAGGCGACCCGGGCGAAGCTCGCCAGCCAGACTGGCCGCACCATCCTCTTCTCGCCCGCCAACATGATGAAGCCCGACGAGATCACCGGCATGGTGCGCGAGGCGGAGGCGAAGTTCGGCAAGGTCGACATCGTCGTCTCCAATGCCGGCATCCAGCACGTCTCGCCGGTGGAGGATTTCCCCACCGAGAAGTGGGACGCCATCATGGCCATCAACCTGACGGCCTCGTTCCACCTCACCAAGGCCGTGGTGCCGGGCATGAAGGCGCGCAAGCACGGTCGCATCGTCAACATCGCCTCGGCCCATTCGCTGGTCGCCTCGCCGTTCAAGTCGGCCTATGTGGCGGCCAAGCACGGCCTGCTCGGCTTCACCAAGACCATCGCGCTGGAGCTCGCCACCTTCGGCATCACCGCCAACTGCATCTCGCCGGGCTATGTCTGGACGCCGCTGGTCGAGAAGCAGATTCCCGACACGATGAAGGCGCGCAACATGACCAAGGAGCAGGTCATGAACGACGTGCTGCTGGCGGCGCAGCCGACCAAGCAGTTCGTGCAGGTCGAGGAGGTGGCGGCGCTGGCGCTGT